In a single window of the Methylococcus sp. Mc7 genome:
- a CDS encoding class I SAM-dependent methyltransferase, which produces MQLEHILRSYARYAPVYDHTFGWLLNFRGRSLAAHLTNRRPGRILEVGVGTGISLPFYRKEHQVHGIDISPHMLERARKRVHRKSLNHVVRLEIMDAREMAFPDDYFDAVVAAYVMSVVPEPQRVLREIERVCKPGGDVIIVNHFAADQGGARRHFEALLSPLSHKLGWRPDMPIDEILAHTSLHEVRRQTLPPMGLFTLLHLKKESPDTAAPAMP; this is translated from the coding sequence GTGCAACTGGAACACATCTTGAGGTCCTATGCGCGTTACGCGCCGGTCTACGACCACACCTTCGGCTGGCTCTTGAACTTCCGCGGCCGCTCGCTGGCCGCGCACCTCACCAACCGCCGGCCGGGCCGCATCCTGGAAGTGGGCGTGGGCACCGGCATCAGCCTGCCGTTCTACCGCAAGGAACACCAGGTGCACGGCATCGACATCTCGCCCCACATGTTGGAACGCGCCCGCAAGCGGGTACACCGCAAGAGCCTGAATCACGTGGTCCGGCTGGAGATCATGGACGCGCGCGAGATGGCATTCCCCGACGACTACTTCGATGCGGTCGTGGCGGCCTACGTGATGTCGGTGGTCCCCGAACCGCAGCGGGTGCTGCGCGAAATCGAGCGGGTCTGCAAACCCGGGGGGGACGTCATCATCGTCAACCACTTCGCGGCGGACCAAGGGGGCGCCCGCCGACATTTCGAGGCCCTGCTGTCCCCGCTGTCCCACAAACTCGGCTGGCGTCCCGACATGCCCATCGACGAAATTCTCGCCCATACCTCGCTGCACGAGGTCAGGCGGCAGACGCTGCCGCCGATGGGGCTGTTCACCTTGCTGCATCTCAAAAAAGAATCCCCGGACACCGCAGCTCCGGCGATGCCGTAA
- the ubiD gene encoding 4-hydroxy-3-polyprenylbenzoate decarboxylase has translation MTRNGAKYRDLRDFIDRLEAEGELRRVGAVVDPNLEITEVCDRTLKSEGPALLFEHPKGSSVPLLGNLFGTPRRVALGMGETSVGALREVGTLLASLKEPEPPKGMRDAFEKVPLYRQVLHMAPKEVRNAPCQQEVLRGSEVDLGRYPIQTCWPGDAGPLITWPLVITRGPHKPRQNLGIYRQQVIGRNKTIMRWLAHRGGALDFRDWQEARPGEPFPVAVALGADPATVLGAVTPVPDTLSEYGFAGLLRGARTEVAPCILSDLQVPASAEIVLEGFLYPGETAPEGPFGDHTGYYNEVESFPVFTIECITQRHSPIYHSTYTGRPPDEPAVLGVALNEVFVPILQKQFPEIVDFYLPPEGCSYRLAVVSMKKQYAGHAKRVMFGVWSFLRQFMYTKFVIVVDDDVDARNWKDVVWAMTTRMDPARDLTLIENTPIDYLDFASPVSGLGSKVGFDATNKWPGETSREWGRPIAMDAAVRRRVDEIWDSLGIFAGSRG, from the coding sequence ATGACCCGGAACGGTGCCAAATACCGGGATCTGAGGGATTTCATCGACCGGCTCGAGGCGGAAGGGGAACTGCGGCGTGTCGGCGCGGTGGTGGACCCGAATCTCGAAATCACCGAAGTCTGCGACCGGACGTTGAAATCGGAAGGTCCGGCTCTGCTTTTCGAGCATCCCAAAGGCTCCTCCGTCCCCTTGCTCGGCAATCTGTTCGGCACCCCGCGGCGGGTGGCCCTGGGGATGGGGGAGACCTCGGTCGGAGCGCTGCGGGAGGTGGGCACGCTGCTCGCGTCCCTCAAGGAGCCCGAGCCTCCCAAGGGCATGCGGGACGCCTTCGAGAAGGTGCCGCTGTACCGCCAGGTGCTGCACATGGCGCCGAAGGAGGTCCGCAACGCGCCCTGCCAGCAGGAGGTGCTGCGCGGCAGCGAAGTCGATCTCGGCCGCTATCCGATCCAGACCTGCTGGCCGGGCGACGCCGGGCCGCTGATCACCTGGCCGTTGGTCATCACCCGCGGGCCGCACAAGCCGCGGCAGAACCTCGGCATTTACCGCCAGCAGGTCATCGGCCGCAACAAGACCATCATGCGCTGGCTGGCCCACCGGGGCGGCGCCCTGGATTTCCGGGACTGGCAGGAGGCAAGACCCGGCGAGCCCTTTCCGGTGGCCGTGGCCCTGGGAGCCGATCCGGCCACGGTGCTGGGTGCGGTCACGCCGGTGCCGGATACGCTGTCCGAATACGGCTTCGCGGGCCTTTTGCGGGGTGCCAGGACGGAGGTCGCACCCTGCATCCTGAGCGATCTCCAGGTGCCGGCCAGCGCCGAAATCGTGCTGGAGGGGTTTCTGTATCCCGGCGAGACGGCGCCGGAAGGGCCGTTCGGCGACCACACGGGGTATTACAACGAGGTGGAATCGTTTCCGGTCTTCACCATCGAATGCATCACCCAGCGGCACTCGCCGATCTACCACAGCACCTATACCGGCAGGCCGCCGGACGAGCCGGCGGTGCTGGGCGTGGCGCTCAACGAAGTGTTCGTGCCCATCCTGCAAAAGCAGTTTCCCGAGATCGTGGATTTCTACCTGCCGCCGGAAGGCTGTTCCTATCGCCTGGCCGTGGTGAGCATGAAAAAGCAGTACGCCGGCCACGCCAAGCGGGTGATGTTCGGTGTCTGGTCGTTCCTGCGGCAGTTCATGTACACCAAGTTCGTGATCGTGGTCGATGACGACGTCGACGCCAGAAACTGGAAGGACGTGGTCTGGGCGATGACGACGCGGATGGACCCGGCCCGGGATCTCACGCTGATCGAGAACACGCCGATCGACTATCTGGATTTCGCCTCCCCGGTGTCGGGCCTGGGCTCGAAGGTCGGATTCGACGCCACCAACAAGTGGCCGGGCGAAACCAGCCGGGAGTGGGGACGGCCCATCGCCATGGATGCGGCGGTACGTCGCCGCGTGGATGAAATCTGGGATTCGCTGGGGATATTCGCCGGCAGCCGAGGCTGA
- the minC gene encoding septum site-determining protein MinC gives MLDSSLAHDTPFEIRAGSFNLPVLKLTSDSADAIADLLAARVRQAPDFFRHAPVILDLHELAGRDHVPDFDALLEVLRKSGLTPVGVRGGNAEQNAAADAAGLALLSEGKHHETHPAAEHPQPAPEPVRPPRQGTKIIDQPIRSGQRVYANDGDLVVIATVSPGAELMADGNIHVYGSLRGRAMAGVKGDLDARIFCRDLQAELIAIGGHYKISENLDGTVRGKPVQIMLRDNALIIQDL, from the coding sequence ATGCTCGATTCATCGCTAGCCCACGATACCCCCTTCGAAATCCGCGCGGGCTCGTTCAACCTGCCCGTACTCAAGCTGACCAGCGACAGCGCGGACGCCATCGCCGACCTGCTCGCGGCCCGGGTGCGGCAGGCCCCGGACTTCTTCCGGCATGCACCGGTCATTCTCGATCTGCACGAGCTGGCCGGACGCGATCATGTCCCCGACTTTGACGCACTGCTGGAAGTCCTTCGCAAGAGCGGGCTGACGCCGGTGGGCGTCCGCGGCGGCAATGCGGAGCAGAACGCCGCGGCCGATGCGGCTGGCTTGGCCCTGCTGTCCGAGGGCAAGCATCACGAAACCCACCCCGCGGCCGAACACCCTCAGCCGGCCCCGGAGCCGGTTCGCCCGCCCCGGCAGGGGACGAAAATCATCGACCAGCCGATACGGTCGGGCCAGCGGGTCTACGCGAACGACGGCGATCTGGTCGTGATCGCCACGGTAAGCCCGGGCGCGGAACTGATGGCCGACGGCAACATCCATGTCTACGGCTCGCTCCGCGGGCGCGCCATGGCCGGCGTCAAGGGCGACCTCGACGCCCGCATCTTCTGCAGGGATCTCCAGGCCGAGCTGATCGCCATCGGCGGCCATTACAAGATCAGCGAGAACCTCGACGGCACCGTGCGCGGCAAGCCGGTACAGATCATGCTGCGCGACAATGCGCTGATCATCCAGGATTTATGA
- the minE gene encoding cell division topological specificity factor MinE, which translates to MGLLDYFRSSRTDSAAVAKERLQILVAHERAERNKPDYLPMLQKELLEVIRKYVNVSQDAITVTMEKDDNREVLELNVVLPDTVEPRPKRKRG; encoded by the coding sequence ATGGGACTTCTGGACTATTTTCGCAGTTCTAGAACCGACAGCGCGGCGGTCGCCAAGGAGCGGCTGCAGATCCTCGTCGCCCACGAACGGGCCGAGCGGAACAAGCCCGATTACCTGCCCATGCTGCAGAAGGAACTGCTCGAAGTCATACGCAAGTACGTCAACGTCAGCCAGGACGCCATCACGGTCACCATGGAAAAGGACGACAACCGGGAAGTGCTCGAACTCAACGTCGTCCTTCCGGACACCGTCGAACCTCGGCCGAAGCGTAAGCGCGGCTGA
- a CDS encoding winged helix-turn-helix domain-containing protein, producing MHDDIATTVGKAAGKIWHFLDQNGEASASRLADETGLDRNEVQRAIGWLAREGKLVTEKRGRYEFFRLTVE from the coding sequence ATGCACGACGACATCGCTACCACCGTTGGGAAAGCCGCCGGCAAGATATGGCATTTCCTCGACCAGAACGGCGAAGCCAGCGCCAGCCGGCTCGCCGATGAAACGGGCCTGGACCGGAACGAGGTGCAGCGCGCCATCGGCTGGCTGGCGCGCGAAGGCAAGCTCGTCACCGAGAAACGCGGCCGTTACGAGTTTTTCCGGCTGACCGTCGAATGA
- the minD gene encoding septum site-determining protein MinD: protein MARIIVVTSGKGGVGKTTTSAAFATGLALKGFRTAVIDFDVGLRNLDLIMGCERRVVYDFVNVINQEATLNQALIRDKRCDNLFILPASQTRDKESLTKEGVERVLNELGETFDYIVCDSPAGIERGATLAMYFADDAIVVTNPEVSSVRDSDRMLGILASKSRRAEAGEEPIKEYLLLTRYSPQRAKIGEMLSVDDVQEILSLHLLGVIPDSRAVLNASNAGSPVILDEKSDAGQAYDDAVRRYLGEDVPHRFVAAEKKGFISRLFRG from the coding sequence TTGGCCAGAATCATCGTTGTAACCTCCGGAAAAGGCGGGGTCGGAAAAACCACGACCAGCGCAGCCTTCGCGACGGGGCTTGCGCTCAAGGGTTTCCGCACCGCGGTGATCGATTTCGACGTAGGCTTGCGCAATCTGGATCTCATCATGGGCTGCGAACGCCGGGTGGTTTACGACTTCGTCAACGTCATCAACCAGGAAGCGACCCTCAATCAGGCTCTCATCCGGGACAAGCGCTGCGACAACCTGTTCATCCTCCCCGCCTCCCAGACCCGGGACAAGGAGAGCCTGACGAAAGAAGGCGTCGAACGGGTGCTCAACGAGCTCGGCGAAACCTTCGACTACATCGTATGCGACTCCCCCGCCGGCATCGAGCGCGGCGCCACCCTGGCCATGTACTTCGCCGATGACGCCATCGTCGTCACCAACCCCGAGGTCTCCTCGGTGCGCGACTCCGACCGCATGCTCGGCATCCTCGCCTCCAAGTCGAGGCGGGCCGAAGCCGGCGAGGAGCCGATCAAGGAATACCTGCTGCTCACCCGCTATTCGCCCCAGCGCGCCAAGATCGGCGAAATGCTCAGCGTGGACGACGTTCAGGAGATCCTGTCCCTGCACCTTCTGGGTGTGATCCCCGACTCCCGCGCGGTGCTCAATGCCTCCAACGCGGGCTCGCCGGTGATCCTGGACGAAAAAAGCGATGCGGGACAGGCGTATGATGACGCCGTACGCCGTTATCTGGGCGAGGACGTCCCGCACCGGTTCGTCGCGGCGGAAAAGAAAGGCTTCATCAGCCGGCTTTTCAGAGGGTAA